One Marinobacter sp. es.048 genomic window, GGAACCAGTTGCGGCACCATTGCTGAAGCCGTTAAAGGGGCCGATATCGTGCTGACCTGTGTTGGAGCCGATACCGACCTGAAAGCGGTTTACGAAGGAGACGAAGGGATTCTCGTCAATGCCTCCGGGGGCGCAGTGCTGGTCGACCACACCACGGCTTCTGCCGGCATTGCCGAACATCTGGCCGATATCGCTCGGCAGAGGAAGATGGGGTTTGTTGATGCGCCCGTGTCCGGCGGTCAGCAAGGCGCAGAGAACGGCAAGCTGACCATTATGTGCGGAGGATCCGAACAGGACTACGCCAAAGCTGAACCGGTAATGACGCACTATGCCCGAGCGCTTAATCGAATGGGCCCGGCTGGCAGTGGCCAGAAAACCAAGATGGTAAACCAGATAGCCATCGCCGGTCTGGTACAGGGGCTCTCGGAGGCCCTGCACTTCGCCGAGCAGGCCGAGCTGGATGTGGCAAAAGTGGTGGACGTTATTTCCAAGGGCGCTGCCCAGTCGTGGCAAATGGAAAACCGTTCGGGAACCATGATTGCCGGAGAATTCGAGCACGGCTTTGCGGTTGACTGGATGCGGAAGGACCTGGGAATTTGCCTGGAAGAGGCAAGAAAAGTGAACGCGTCTCTGCCGGTTACCGCGTTGGTGGATCAGTTCTATGCAGACGTGCAGTCGATGGGTGGTAAACGCTGGGACACCTCATCGCTGATTCAGAGATTGAGGAAGTTTCGGTAGGCCTTTGAAAACGGGTCAGATGAAAGCTTTCATCTGACCCCGGCTCCATGAGTACTACTTTTTCTTATCCTGTGGCTGCCATTTCCCGTTCACATACCACGCTGACCAGCCCGTCGCTTTGCCGTCCTTCTCGGACATGACGTACTGCTCCTTACTCTTCCGGCTGTAACGGATCACCGTCGGGTTGCCCTCGGGGTCACGCTCGGGCGCGTCCATGAGGTAATCGTACTTCGGATCAACTTCCTTGCGGTGCGGTTTGATCTCCATCACCAGGGGCGGCCGCGTTTCCCGGTTTTTCGGGAACTTACTGGCGGCCAGGAACAATCCGGAGGCGCCGTCCCGAAGAACGTAGGTGTCATCTACCTTCTGGCACTGAAGCTCCGGCATAGGCACCGGGTCCATCTTGGGCGGGGCCGGCTCACCATTTTTCAGCAACTTACGGGTATTCTTGCACTCGGCATTGGTGCAACCGAAATACTTCCCGAACCGTCCCGTTTTCAGCTGCATCTCGGAGCCGCACTTGTCACACTCCAGGGTCGGGCCATCGTAGCCCTTGATGCGGAACGTGCCCTTTTCAACCTCGTAACCGGAGCAATCAGGGTTGTTACCACAAACGTGCAGTTTGCGGGTTTCGTCAACCAGATAGCTGTCCATGGCCGTGCCACACTTCGGACAACGCCGCTTCTTGCGCAGCAGGCGGGTTTCACCCTCACCTTCCACATCATCGTCAGCGCTGACCACTTCATCACCGGAAACCAGATTAATGGTGGTCTTGCAACGCTCTTTCGGCGGTAACGAATAACCGGAACAGCCGAGAAACACACCGGTGCTGGCAACACGAATCTGCATATTCCGACCACAGCTGGGACACGGAATATCGGTTTCGGTGGGCTTATTGGCGCGCATCCCTCCGTCTTCACCACTCTCGGCTTTTTCCAGCTGCTGCCGGAACCGGCCATAAAAGTCATTTAGGACTTTCTTCCACTCGACATCACCTTCGGCAATCTCATCGAGCTCATCTTCCATCCTCGCGGTGAAGTCGAAGTCCATCAGGTTCGGGAAAGATTCCGACAGGCGTTCAGTGACAATCTCGCCCATCTTTTCGGCATAGAACCGACGGTTCTGCAGCCTCACGTACCCACGATCCTGAATCGTGGAAATGATCGAGGCATAGGTAGACGGCCGACCAATGCCCTGTTTTTCAAGCTCTTTGACCAGACTTGCCTCAGTATACCTGGGTGAAGGTTTCGTGAAGTGCTGACTGGGATCAAGCTTCTTGAGATCCAGTACTTCATCCACCTTGATATCGGGCAGAGCGATGTCTTCATCTTTCTTGGCAGCCTGGGGAGCCGCTTTCAGGAAACCGTCGAACTTGATGATCCGGCCCCGGGTACGGAGCTCGTAATCGCCGTTGGCCACCACGATGGACGTGCTCAGGAATTCGGCATCGGACATCTGACAGGCAATAAACTGGCGCCAGATCAGGTCGTAGAGCTTCTCGGCATCCTTCTCAAGACCGCTGATATCCGCCGGACGACGGCTGACTTCGGTCGGACGAATGGCCTCGTGGGCCTCCTGAGCGCCCTCTTTGCTCCCGTAAACGCGGGGCTTCTCGGGCAGGTATTTGTCGCCAAACTGCTTTTCGATATAGGTCCGGCAACTGCTGATCGCATCCTGGCTCAGGTTGGTGGAGTCAGTACGCATATAGGTAATGAAACCCGCTTCATAGAGACGCTGGGCAAGCATCATTGTCTTCTTGACACTGAACCCCATACGGTTACTCGCTGCCTGCTGCAGCGTGGACGTAATAAACGGCGCTGAGGGGCGCGAACGCGTCGGTTTGTCTTCCCGCTTGGCGACCTTGAACGTGCCGGCCTTGAGGCTGCTGACGTGTTCACT contains:
- a CDS encoding NAD(P)-dependent oxidoreductase; protein product: MTTAAFIGLGVMGFPMAGHLAKAGLDVRVWNRTSAKAEQWANEYSGTSCGTIAEAVKGADIVLTCVGADTDLKAVYEGDEGILVNASGGAVLVDHTTASAGIAEHLADIARQRKMGFVDAPVSGGQQGAENGKLTIMCGGSEQDYAKAEPVMTHYARALNRMGPAGSGQKTKMVNQIAIAGLVQGLSEALHFAEQAELDVAKVVDVISKGAAQSWQMENRSGTMIAGEFEHGFAVDWMRKDLGICLEEARKVNASLPVTALVDQFYADVQSMGGKRWDTSSLIQRLRKFR
- the topA gene encoding type I DNA topoisomerase yields the protein MGKSLVIVESPAKAKTINKYLGSDFIVKSSVGHIRDLPVSGSGSQSDPKERAKQAAITRKMSPEEKAVHKKRKSREQLVARMGVDPDQDWSARYEILPGKEKVVSELKRLAKSADHIYLATDLDREGEAIAWHLQQTIGGEPEKYRRVVFNEITKRAIQEAFKDPGNLDNNRVNAQQARRFLDRVVGYMVSPLLWAKIARGLSAGRVQSVAVRLIVEREREIRKFVPEEFWQLHADLASAKADQPVRFEVTRYDDKPYRPVNEQQSSEHVSSLKAGTFKVAKREDKPTRSRPSAPFITSTLQQAASNRMGFSVKKTMMLAQRLYEAGFITYMRTDSTNLSQDAISSCRTYIEKQFGDKYLPEKPRVYGSKEGAQEAHEAIRPTEVSRRPADISGLEKDAEKLYDLIWRQFIACQMSDAEFLSTSIVVANGDYELRTRGRIIKFDGFLKAAPQAAKKDEDIALPDIKVDEVLDLKKLDPSQHFTKPSPRYTEASLVKELEKQGIGRPSTYASIISTIQDRGYVRLQNRRFYAEKMGEIVTERLSESFPNLMDFDFTARMEDELDEIAEGDVEWKKVLNDFYGRFRQQLEKAESGEDGGMRANKPTETDIPCPSCGRNMQIRVASTGVFLGCSGYSLPPKERCKTTINLVSGDEVVSADDDVEGEGETRLLRKKRRCPKCGTAMDSYLVDETRKLHVCGNNPDCSGYEVEKGTFRIKGYDGPTLECDKCGSEMQLKTGRFGKYFGCTNAECKNTRKLLKNGEPAPPKMDPVPMPELQCQKVDDTYVLRDGASGLFLAASKFPKNRETRPPLVMEIKPHRKEVDPKYDYLMDAPERDPEGNPTVIRYSRKSKEQYVMSEKDGKATGWSAWYVNGKWQPQDKKK